The Corvus hawaiiensis isolate bCorHaw1 chromosome 1, bCorHaw1.pri.cur, whole genome shotgun sequence genomic sequence gctgggcccGGAACGGgagtggctgcaggagctgtcggagcaccgggagcggctgcaggagctgtcggAGCGccgggagcagctgcaggagctgtcggagcaccgggagcggctgcaggagctgtcggagcaccgggagcggctgcaggagctgtcggagcaccgggagcggctgcaggagctgtcggAGCGccgggagcagctgcaggagctgtcggagcaccaggagcagctgcaggagctgtcggagcaccgggagcggctgcaggagctgtcggAGCGCCGGGagcggctgcaggagctgtcggAGCGccgggagcagctgcaggagctgtcggAGCGccgggagcagctgcaggagctgtcggAGCGccgggagcagctgcaggagctgtcggagcaccgggagcagctgcaggagctgtcggAGCGccgggagcagctgcaggagctgtcggagcaccgggagcggctgcaggagctgtcggAGCGccgggagcagctgcaggagctgtcggAGCGCCGGGagcggctgcaggagctgtcggAGCGccgggctctgctgctgggcctGGAACGGGACAGAGCCACCGGCACCCCCAGGTGAAACCAGGGACACGGCTGTCACCTCTGCCGGCATCCAGAGGGTCCCAGCGAGCTCCTGGTGGCATCCAGCTCCCAGCCAACGCTCTGGAGAAGGAGACTCGTGCCAAAGGAGCAGCTATCCCAAATATCCCCTAGCAGCAGCGTGGCGCCGCGCAGCTGGGAATAAAGTCTTTGTTCCCACCCCAATCCAGCTGGATTCTCCCACcctgcagccatccccaggGGCTGGAAACTGGGGGAAAACACACAcggggctgtgggcaggagtGCCAATCCCGTTccacatccctgtccttcccctcGCACCTCGTTCCAGGCCGTGGCCACCTCTCAGTGCTTCCTCCAGGGTAAATTGGGGGCTGAGACCCACAGGAGGGGAGTCAGGAAGAGTCCGGGTCAGACTCTGGGAAGGTTTTGTCATTCCCAATCCATGAAAAATGCCGTGGGGGAAGCCGAGCCCACCCACCTGGGGGGGGTTTATGTGTAAAACTTCATCTCCGCCTCCACGCAGTCGAAGAAGAGGTCGGCCAGTTCCTCCGGGCAGGGGGTCACGgtgccctccagcagctccttcatcCCCTCCAGGCCCTgtttctccagctcctgcagcgtCTCCAGGAGCTTCTGGCCCCGCTCCTGGCGGGATCAGGGTGGGATCAGACAACTCGGGCAGTCTGATCCGATCCAGGGTGGGATCAGAGAGCTCAGGGAGTTTGATCCCATCCCAGGGTGGGGTCTGTGGGGTCTGTGGGGTCTGTGATACCTGGTCCTGCTCCATGAGCTCCAGCGCCGCCTGATGCCGGCGGTAGAGCTCGTGCCGCCGATCCACGGAGCTCTGGAATCTCGGGATCTGCTTGGCGGGATCCTGCAGGAAGGTCGGCGATCTCACCTGCGGCACCGGCTTGATGCCGGCCACGAACACGAAGGGCTTGAAGACAGACCTGGAGGGGAAGCTGGGATGAGAGAGCGGAATTCCTGGGAACCCCACTTCCCTGTCCCCACCACCAGCCTCACCTGGAGGGGTCAGGGGTGGCGGTGAAGAAGTGGACGCAGGGCAGGGCCGGGTCGCGGGGCAGCACGGACACCATGCTGCCGGCCGTGCGGAACGCCTCCGTGTCCACGCAGATGCCGCTCTCCTTGTCCCGCAGGATGGACATCAACGTCTCCGCCGTGATGTGCCCTGGAGGGACAGGCAGAGCCacctcagcactgccagctcGGCCGTGGGGAGTGGGGACGCACTGGGGCGAGGCGTGGGTGgccatccctgtcccagccctggccccaggAACTGGGGAGGTGCCAGCACAGAAGCAGCCCTTGGCGAGCCATGGGTGGCCATCCCTGTCGCCATCACtgtccttgtcctgtccctgtccctgtcctgtccccattcctgtccctgtcctcttcccattcccatccctgtccctgtcctgtctcCATTCCTGTCTCtatccctgtcctgtccccattcctgtccctgtcctcttcccattcccatccctgtccctgtcctgtccccatccctgtcctgtccccattcctgtccctgtccctgtcctgtccccatccctgtcctgttcccatctccatccctgtccctgtcctatccccatccctgtcctgtccccatctctgtccctatccctgtcctgtcctgttcccattcccatccctgtcctgttcccattcccatccctgtccctgtcctgtccccatccctgtcctgttccatctccatccctgtactgtccccatccctgtcctgtccccattcccatccctgttcctgtcctgtccccattcctgtccctgtcctgtctcTATCCCTGTcctcttcccattcccatccctgtctctgtcctgtccccatccctgtcctgttcccatctccatccctgtccctgtcctgtccccatccctgtcctgtccccattcctgtccccattcctgtcctgtccccattcctgtcctgtccccattcctgtccctgtccctgtcctcttctcgttcccatccctgtccctgtcctatccccatccctgtccctatccctatccctgtcctgtccccatccctgtcctgtccctatccctgtccctgtccccatccccgtccccaccTGCGTGCTGCCGCAGCAGCTCCTTCCCGGCCTGGAACCGCGCCTTGGCCGCCTCCATGCGCGGGGGCTGCTTCTCCAGGGAGAAAACCTCGGCAAAGACGAACTCGCCGTCCCCGCTCCACCAGCCCCGGCTCCGCGcccgctcccgcagccccgggtGCTCCGCCGCGATGTCGCTGCCGATGCTCAGCTGGTTGGAGATGTTGCggctgccctctgtgccagccGGGGCGGAGGGGTCACTCGGGGCACAGCGGGACACGCGGCTCCCCGTGCTCCCGGTCCGCCCCGTTCCCGCTCACCGCGGATCCGCTGGGCTGCCCAGTAGCGCCCGGCCGTCTCCAGGACCCAGGCCTCGGTGCGGTCGGCCAGCAGGAAGGTGTTGTGGTACACGAAGGGCACCGGCTCCTCCTTGCAGCTCCCGCCTTGGCCGTAGCGCTCCAGCAGCGCCGTGATCACCTCCAAGGCCTCCCGGGCTGAGCCGCCCCGCTCCAAACCCAGCCTGCACCGGCAGCGCCCGTCAGACAGCGCCGAGGGCCGGGGCAGGGGGGACACGGTGCCatcctcaccaccctcaccatCCTCACCTCACGAGGTCCATGCCCAGCAGCGCCTCGGCCTCGCCCAGGGGCTCGCGGGTCCACACGCCCTCGTTGCCCACGCAGACGCCGCAGTCGTTGGCGCCCATCTCGGCACCCCAGAGCCAGGCGGGGCGGCTCAGCACCACCGCGTGCGTCCGCTCCGCCTGCTCGATCTCCAGGTACGTGCActgcggggacacggcggggaCACGGAATGCTCAGTGCTctctctgtgccctgcagccaccctggCACACGGATGTGCTCTggggggggacacggcgggTGACACCCGGCACACTCAGTGCACGGccccctgcagccaccctgGCCCAGGGTGGGGACGCACGGGTGGCCTGACACCTGATGCACTGACCCCTACAGCCGCTTTGGCCCCAGCAAGGTCTCACCTGAACTTTGTCCCCGGGACGGTGGGTGGCAGCGGGGACATAGACGATCTCCTGGACCTCGTGGCGGGGACGGTCGGCGTTCTTGCCGAAGATGACGGCGGGGGACGCCGTGTGCGGTGGCAGGGCCACGAAGCAGTCGCAGGACGAGGGCACAGGAGCCTGCCCCGCCATCCTAAA encodes the following:
- the SCRN2 gene encoding secernin-2 isoform X1; this encodes MGSLTCSQFQGPRHPTAPPCPAPEGPWGHIQGRDRGLTSHSVPALTQFRMAGQAPVPSSCDCFVALPPHTASPAVIFGKNADRPRHEVQEIVYVPAATHRPGDKVQCTYLEIEQAERTHAVVLSRPAWLWGAEMGANDCGVCVGNEGVWTREPLGEAEALLGMDLVRLGLERGGSAREALEVITALLERYGQGGSCKEEPVPFVYHNTFLLADRTEAWVLETAGRYWAAQRIREGSRNISNQLSIGSDIAAEHPGLRERARSRGWWSGDGEFVFAEVFSLEKQPPRMEAAKARFQAGKELLRQHAGHITAETLMSILRDKESGICVDTEAFRTAGSMVSVLPRDPALPCVHFFTATPDPSRSVFKPFVFVAGIKPVPQVRSPTFLQDPAKQIPRFQSSVDRRHELYRRHQAALELMEQDQERGQKLLETLQELEKQGLEGMKELLEGTVTPCPEELADLFFDCVEAEMKFYT
- the SCRN2 gene encoding secernin-2 isoform X2 produces the protein MAGQAPVPSSCDCFVALPPHTASPAVIFGKNADRPRHEVQEIVYVPAATHRPGDKVQCTYLEIEQAERTHAVVLSRPAWLWGAEMGANDCGVCVGNEGVWTREPLGEAEALLGMDLVRLGLERGGSAREALEVITALLERYGQGGSCKEEPVPFVYHNTFLLADRTEAWVLETAGRYWAAQRIREGSRNISNQLSIGSDIAAEHPGLRERARSRGWWSGDGEFVFAEVFSLEKQPPRMEAAKARFQAGKELLRQHAGHITAETLMSILRDKESGICVDTEAFRTAGSMVSVLPRDPALPCVHFFTATPDPSRSVFKPFVFVAGIKPVPQVRSPTFLQDPAKQIPRFQSSVDRRHELYRRHQAALELMEQDQERGQKLLETLQELEKQGLEGMKELLEGTVTPCPEELADLFFDCVEAEMKFYT